The following nucleotide sequence is from Eschrichtius robustus isolate mEscRob2 chromosome 10, mEscRob2.pri, whole genome shotgun sequence.
tacccggcaaggatctcatttagatttgatggagaaatcaaaagctttacagacaagcaaaagctacgagaattcagcaccaccaaaccagctctacaacaaatgctaaaggaacttctctaagtgggaaacacaagagaagaaaaggacctacaaaaacaaacccaaaacaattaagaaaatggtcataggaacatacatatcgataattaccttaaacgtgaatggattaaatgccccaaccaaaagacatagactggctgaatggatacaaaaacaagacccatatatatgctgtctacaagagacccacttcagacctagggacacatacagactgaaagtgaggggatggaaaaagatattccatgcaaatggaaatcaaaagaaagctggagtagctatactcatatcagataaaatagactttaaaataaagaatgttacaagagacaaggaaggacactacataatgatcaagggatcaatccaagaagaagatataacaattataaatatatatgcacccaacataggagcacctcaatacataaggcaactgctaacagctataaaagaggaaattgacagtaacacaatcatagtgggggacgttaacacctcacttaacaccaatggacagatcatccaaaatgaaaataaataaggaaacagaagctttaaatgacacaatagaccagatagatttaattgatatatataggacattccatccaaaaacagcagattacacgttcttctgaagtgcgcacggaacattctccaggatagatcacatcttgggtcacaaatcaagcctcagtaaatttaagaaaattgaaatcatatcaagcatcttttctgaagtatggaaatatgtatggaaatatgttaatataaatgtttcagacattacatgaaatttctaaaaatcttatatgttctggtataatgttataagtaataatcctagttattactttaaaatgtatatctcagaaataactaattttcttgtcaactgcattattatgaactttcatcaaatctttaacagtggtcatttttaagtcttttgtcatttacagacagttctgggtgtactctgatgcttttgcaaatatgttcctataaaaggctttcatcttcaagaaattcatggaaaagactctgacaagcacaggtttctggtaactgactgtactgctgaactgaatgaataagcattttcagaactctaatgaaaaactgatgaactcataaaagtgctaacaaaagatcaagatgaaaaaaaaaattaattacatgggactgagtgaactgatgaggatgagtataatttttgtgactttctgtctgaattaaaaaaaaaaaaatcccacaaggactcagaggcaaagaatatacaaatcaattttcactgcaaagtaaaggagctgttacagtggaggattactggactgaatgtcaatattatgacatagtatgagtgtgtttcatgtttggtaattgcaatcattgttgcttttgttgtggtcatccttgtacaatgcttggtgtcagtctatttatctcttgtaaaaataaaatacagtgtgtgtgtgaaaaaaaaaaaaaagtaagttaactactgtgcactttttttttgccttttcatattTAAGGAAAACAGTGCATATAAAATACAGAGCAAATACATAATCCTGAAGAGTATGTAAATTGGAGTAAATGATATATcctatttaacattttactttcaGGGTTGTATAGAAATAAATATGACTTAGAAATGGAAAACTAGGTCAGTTGAGGTTTTGTGTGAGCATAGTCTCCCAATGCACATGTGATAATAGAAACACATCAAAATACACTGACAAAAATTCTCCCCTCAATTGCTTTCTTCCAGAGCATCACAAAATCAGTGGTGGAGCAACAGTAGTAAAATGCTTTTCCAGGATGCTCAATGATGCAGTGACTTGAAGAGAATCAATAAGAGAAAGATGAGAGAGTCAAATCCATTCTAGCTATGGAGTAAAacttcttaataaaaaaaaaaaaaaaaaaaaaaaaagattgttgtcTCTTGCAGTACCCAGTGTGTAACCAAGCCTCCAACAAAACTTCTATGGCTAAACATCTTAAGGTAATAGATCACATTTATAACacaaaataattgtaataatgtGATTCTAgttatgggaagaagcaacaagggaaaatgtcTCCTGGATCATAATTAGACAGAGGATCCAGAGAATCTTTAATTATCAATAGGGCCTAATCTGAAAATTAGCACCTGGAGTGGCATATCAAGTATTTTCGCCTGACCTGGCATGAGCCTCCCAGCACCATGGGGCAAAATTTGATCATAAAATGTCTCCCAAATATTGGTCAAATTCCTGACCAAGAGGAGAGGATCAATCATCGGCTATTGCAGCCCTCCATCGTGAGCCAGTGAATCCTGAGGAAACTCAAGAAGGagaagaatacctgccatctggCAGCCATCAGGctgcagccactccctatggtgagccctgaggaaactcgggatgtgaaaatacaggatacagggacttgcctggtggctcagtggttaagaatccacctgccaatgcaggggacacgggttcgagccctggtctgggaggatcccacatgccacggagcaactaagcccgtgcgccacaactactgaagcccgtgacccacaaatgctgaagcccgcgcacctagagcccgtgctctacaagagaagccactgcagtgagaagcccgcgcacagcaacaaagagtagcccccacttgctgcaaccagagaaagcccgtgtgcagcaacaaacacccaccacggccaaaaacaaacaaataaataaataaaaagaaaatacaggatacaggccccagatagctgtggtgcatatcaaagaaatgatttcagtgagcccagactcttgcgtCTTCGCCTACAAAGAAAAATGctgaattccttaacttgagatgtggcctcctgggcttgaagccCTCAAAATTCCTGATAACTCTCAGCTTTTaggttgtaaatatttttaagtctaCAGGTGTAAAGTAGACACTTCCAAAGTGGAACAGAAGACAAAGCTCAGCATTTGGAACACTGACACCGATGGCGGACACTCCCGGAAAGATGCATCTGACAGAGCCGTTAAAACGTTGTCACCCCTTTTTCCACAAGATTGTGGAATAGACACTGACAGTGGGgaattgtaacagggaagagctaaactggactgtttctttgactttaacctttgcttttgttgttatcatcgtacataatggcctgcctcagggaaccctgctcctctgcctgaatgttaaactaaagtgcctttgttcagctcacagggagacaatCTGACCCCCCTACCTGTGGATgactgcagaaaagaagaaactaacacatcccctccccaaggctggccattccaggggatatttgcaaaatttatggcgcttttactttacttcctcatctcctccccctctctgtgctataaaagaaactggcatccccCGATAAGATGGTTTATCGGAGGCACTAATCTGCCATcctctcggtctgctggctttccgaataaagtcatacttcttgcctcagcacctcgtctccgatccattggcctgtcatgcggcgagcagagcgagcttggactcagtaacaaagTGGATCCCCTTggtgttttaatttgtaattccctgatgacatatgacgtTGAATGTCTTTTCATACATGTACTTGCCATCTTCCTatattctttggtgaggtgtctatccagaccatttgcccatttttaaaattgggttgtttattttcttattgttgagtgttAAGagttctttagattctttttttttttattgtttacttatggtggtgaggcaggagatagacggGCTCCAGGCTAGACATTTACAACAGCCTCCTGTTCACGCTTCCTGAGTTGAGaagaagatgggctccaggccggACATTCATTACCAGCCCCCTGTTTACATTGCCTGAGGCAAGAGACAATCGGGTTCTGGACTACATGTTTATGACCGGACTCCTGTCTATATTTCAAGATCTGCACTTCAATGTGAGAAACAACAACAGGAATAGTATAGATAACTGGACATTTGGACACTTTTATGGCAGGcacagagaggggctaaaccctgttaaaagatcgagaggtcatacatttcccatccttggggcaagggaaacattgcACATGCGCAGataaggctccttgggggtcaaaaaggagggggcaccaGCCCACAATATGTGATGCTAAGGCCATCCCATAGACCTCTGGGCTGGAATCCATCGTGGAAAAAAGTTGCGCACGCATGTTtgggagggtcctagggcaggtcaggtgtggaaacagaaaccagataattggccaaaggtaaacaaagacccggaagaCCTGTCCTATATAAATGACTTAACCGCCTCTTTACTGCTCTCCTCCTCATTAGGGGGATGCCCACACCCTTTCTATCTGATgagcatctctgccttgcttctatcttaactaaacaaactgtttctctgtgtgcactCCCACTTGTTGTTGTGCTATGTCTGCAATAATAAACTTGTACCTGttcttacagtttttgcctctgtgagaaatgcattttttcaCTGGGGGCAAAAGCCAGGGGCTGTGGTGGCCAGGATTCCTGGTtgtcatccaggctacccaggatCAATTCCTGGACAGGGAATTAAGAACTCGCTTCACGCCACCACCCACTGCTGCCTCTCGGAGATCAGGGTAGGGGGATGGGGGTCTGATTAGATTAGTATATAAAGTACTTGAGGGGAGTCCTTAGAGATAAAACCCAGAATGGCAAATTGAAGGGGACCCTTGGAGGGCTATTTTATTCTGTAGTACCAAGGGAGCCATTGAGGGCTATTGAGCAGCAGTGGAAAAGAGTCAGGCTTCTGCCTTTCATATCCTGCACTGATTACACAGTGTTTATGCATGGTAATTGACATGTCAACGCAGTTAAAAAAAACTGGAGCCCAAATGCTCCATCTTAGAAATTCTCCAagtctccctttccctctttatAAATTGGGTTTAATGCTTTCCTCCAAAGCTGATAATGAGGATTACATGAAAGAGCGTGTGAAgtacttatctcatttaattcttaagaCCACTCCTCATTTGTCCCCCATGACCCATTTAATTATTTTACCTCATTTAATAGTCACACCTCCTTGTAATGTTGGAGGAGTAGACCCATCACGTATGCTTTCCCAGGCTCTCATCTACAGGGTTTTATTTGGTGTATCATGGCTAAGGATGctcctgctgttgctgctgctactGAACTTTTTACAACAGGCCAGGCAATTTGTTAAGTGCAGTAGATACACTATCTCACTCAAATCCCACAAAATTATTGATATGCCCATTTAGTTCATCAGGACACAGATTCAGACAGGGTactttgcccaagatcacccagcGATTAAATGAGGCAAGGCCTGCAATCAAACCCTGGCTTATCTAGCTCTAGCACCTGTGCACTTAACCATTAGCTATACAAAATGCCTTTTATTGAGGACTGCTCCCTCTAGCAGCTTTCCAAGCACTTTGTCCGGAATTCATTGGCCTATTTATAGCATAGAATGCTATGCTATCAGGCTTCCCAATAGGTCTCCCCCACTAAGCTGAGTCTCCTGAGGGCCAAGACTCTGTCTCAGACACCTTTGTTCCCCTGGCACCTTGCATTGTGCTTGGCGCATGCTGGGCTCGTTAATTCATTCTTTCTGCAGATACTTTCTCGGAGAGTTTGCTATAAGCCAGGCGCTATACTAGTATTAGGGAAATAACACAGTCTTACCAACAAAGACCCTGCCAACTAAAAAATTAcccacaacctaaaagttgagagttatgttttattcagcaggaatttttaggacttcaagcctgggaggcagcatctcaagtaaccctgagagaacagCTCAGAGGAGGCAAGGGGAGAGCCAGGTTATAtagaagttttgcaacaaagggcaggtagtccaaacgtcaaaagattattgttaattaaagaaaaccaggtatcccaagttaaggaatttagtatctttctatgtatgggaagatgcaagagtctgggctcattgaaatcattcctttgatgtgcacctgaggtatctggggccagtatcctgtgttttcacatcctgagtttcctcagggctcaccagctcataCTGGAGGGCTACATCGCtaatgactgtgacatcctttgtttaccgaTATGactggaaatattccatttctcaagtTGCCCTTTGGTACCAATAGAGAGAGAACATAATTTGAACACTGGGTAAGCACTATCAGAGTTAAGGTAAAAGGATAATGACTGCAAAGGCTGGACAGAATTTCACACACATTTGTAGAGAAAGGCAaaagagaagaattaaaacttctttctcaaaaaaaaaaaaaaaaaaaaaaaacttctttctcaagaacaagacaagaggATATATCTTGTGAGTGACCCTGGAACTATTTCCCGAGGTAATGTTCACAGTTCCAAGGGTCAGAAGGCCCACGAATTTGCATTGCAGTAGAGATCAAGTCTTACATCAAGTTTATTAAGTTCTCAGGGAGATCGTAAGATAGAGGGAGGGTAGGCAGCCGCTTCCCTGCTCAAAAAAATTGCATCACTGTAACCTTCCACTAGTCACTGGGATTGCAGCGTTACAGACCAGGACCCGCTCCCCTGGAGCTTACATACTGATACAACTTCAGACCATGGTCACGTGGTCTGGGGGAGAGGAGGTCCACTTCCCGTAGCTAGTCGTGAAAAGCTTCTATGAAAAGGTGGAATTTTGGATgtttaataaatctttaaaaagcgAATGAGTGATGAATGACGAGCAACGTAGCAGTTGTCAAGGAGCTAAAGAACGTCTCTCCTCGGCATCAGGAtcataatgaaaaggaaaaaggggaaagaaacacTTCGGAGTGTCTGAGAATGAGGACAGTGCTTTCACAGGCCCCAGGCTGAAAAACGTGTCGTCACCTCGGTTCCCACCGCCCGGGAAGAGAGAGATACCAAGGAAAAGAGAACCAACACCTCCCGGACTACGGCTGGGGGCGGGGCTACGTTGGGAGCGGGGCTACGTTGGGGGCGGAGCTACGGAAGCCGTACGAGCGCCGGGGCGCTCGGCCTGGGCAGAGTGCGTAGGTCCGTGGCGCTCAGTGGGCTGTGGGGCCCTTCCAAGCCGGCGCGTCCCCGCTCTGCTCCCCGCCCACAGCCTCACTTCCGCGGTCGGGGGTGTTCCGGAGCCCAGGCGTCTGAGTCGCCCGGCGCCTTCTGTTCGGTCAGTGGCGTGAGCGTCTCGCCGTGGCGTGTCGTCCGCGCTGCTCGGCCAGTTGTACGCCCGTGCGCTCGCCCGGCCGGCCGGCCTGCGGAGCTCTCGCCCGTGTCCCCCGGCTGGTCCGGGGCGTCCGGGCACCGCCTCGACGGCGGCTCCGCCGGACGCGCGGACTGGACCGCAGCCCGCACCCCGAGCGGACGGCGTCATGAGGCACCTGCCGTACTTCTGCCGCGGCCAGGTGGTGCGGGGCTTCGGTCGCGGCTCCAAGCAGCTGGGCATCCCTACAGGTGAGCGCGGGAGGGCGCGGAGTCCCCCACCCACGCTGGGCCGGGTCACCTGAGACCGGGGACGTCAGCCGGGGGGCTCCGGGCCGGGTGGTGGGGCTACGGGCAGAGGTGACGTTTCCGTCCTCCCCGCTCCCGCTTTGTTGAGGCTGAGGACCTTTGGTCGGACTGATGGAGCGCGTCCTTGCCCGTGGCTCTGAGCTCACCGGCTTGGGGGGTGGTGAGGGCAGGAAGCCGGAGCTGAGTTTCGGGAGCCCTGTTTCCCGCCTCCCTATCCAGCCTTGATAAACCCGCCAAGCGTGGCGCGCGTCTTTCTCTTTAGGAAATGTAATGTGGGCCAGATAGGCTAAATTCTCAAGCCAGCTGTaaggtttttgttctttaaatacGTTAGTAGGTTGTGTCCAAATGATGACCCAGGCAGTTGAATGAGAACCAGGTATCTTTTTTGGTCTGCATTAGTTTTAGTAGTCAGGACCTGAAGGTATGCTtaacttttccttaaaaatacaTTCCAGGGCTGCACCTAGACCTATTAAAGCAGTCTTTGAGCTCGGGACCTAGGCATGTATATTTCGAAAATAGAAATCTTTTCAAGAGATGCTGAACCTCCTTAAGAAGGACCAGGgctaaaaaaaaccccagctgTTCATGTACCTGTTTTCTTCTACTGTGAGAGTTTACGTTTTTTGGTACACTTACTATAACCTGGtaacttatacatatataatctgGTACCTTTTCCCCTAACCAATCCGtatgaagaggagaaagaaatccTAGCCAGAGTATGAAATGATGGGGTTAATAATTGTAGTTAGAGTCCTAGGAGTCTTGTTGAGGGTAATGATTTAGGCTAGCCTTACATGTGAATTTTCTAAATATTGAATATGAAACtctaaattttaatgtatttttttctgttgttagcTAACTTTCCTGAACAAGTAGTAGATAATCTTCCAACTGATGTATCCACTGGCATATATTATGGTTGGGCCAGTGTTGGAAGTGGAGACGTCCATAAGATGGTGGTGAGCATAGGATGGAACCCATACTACAAGAATACAAAAAAGTCCATGGTAAGAATTAAGAATTGTATTTCACTCTGTAAACAGAGAATGGGATGATGATTTAGAGTAATACACAGATAGAACTCATCAGTGGTGATCACAACATAATCCAAATATGAGAATTTACTTGACAGGTTTAAAAGTGAAGAGTTTAGTTACTATTTGAATGGAATAACTTTTCCATCCTTTTCACTTTCAAGATTACttgtgtctttggatctaaagtgagtctcttataaagGGGGTATAGTTGGATCTTGTGTTTTTGAACCATTCTgctaatctctgccttttgattggagagtttaatccatttacatttaaagtaattactgataaggagaGACTTCTGatgttttgctgttttgttttttgtatgctTTATAGCTTTTTTGTCAGTTCTCCATTACTGCCttttttgttgacttttttttgtaGTGACACATTTTGAtccctttcttatttccttttgtgtatttcctatagatattttctttgtggttaccatggggactgcatttaacatcctaaagttacaaaaatctattttgaatttatatgAACTTAATAGTATACCAAAACTCACAAATTACATCATTGTGTATCCAATAACAtagattaataaatttttatgcatttatcttttaaatcatggagaaaatagaaagtgGAAtcacaaaccaaaactacaataattaatttttataactgCCCATGTGTTTACctttattagaaataaaagtgaaataaagttGAGTTTACCGGTTAATGTAGGTCATTTACTCTTTAATTATTTGGTCACCCTGTTAAGGTAGAACTGCTTACGCCATGGATGGTTCTTTCTGATAAAATTGCAAGGTgatgctttttttcctctttttaaacccCTTTGAGGGTATACGTCATTCTCCTGTTCTTATGAACAGAAGACCTACACAGCTTAAGTGCTTAATCTGCTAGATGTGGCTGAATCTTTGGGTCAGCTCAAGTATGTGGCACAAACGGTTATAGTTGATCTAAATTTCATCctctttgaagagtttatagaAAAGTGCTGGTATAAGCAATAGAAGTGGCCCAGAACTACTTAACATTGTGCTCAGTGTTCCTCTTATTTTTCGGGATTTAGGGTGTGttggaatagataaagaaaataatcgatgaaagaaggcaaaatatttttctctggaatgagagaggaaatgaaggggaggggaggctATCCCATGACTAATTTTTCCTTATTAGCTACTCAGATAACAAAACTCTTACTGTAGAGCCAGTTAAGGAGTGCCTTGGAGGTCCTTCCATAGTTAGGAGAAACTCAGTTTTCCATTGGTAGGAGGTTCATACTTtttagagtttttctttttccttttctttgctgaTAACAGACATACATTATGTGCCTGTTTAAGTCTttatcccttttaaaaaaattggattgtttgtcttaCTGACTTAAAGAAGttcttaatatattctggatCCAATTCTTTTGTTGGAACTATGTATGACAAATGTCTTCTTCCACTgtgttgcctttttcttttttaaattcgcTTAATGGACTGGTATCTTTTGAAGAAGAGTTTCTTTGCTcattccctctgctgtatttgcTCAGTTTTTTCACCTTGATAAGACTCCTTAATTACTTTGGTGCATGTTAGCTTTTTCTAAAAACAGCAAATCACACCAGATTTGTGGGATAGCATCTACCTTACTCAGTTATAATGGTACAAGGTCAAGAACAGGAGTAATGGAAGAATTCAGGAAATACTGCACTTAGATTTTAAcctgtctttaaaattttaaggagGGTTGATTGTTTCATTTAAATTACCTCACCataaagataaagataaattCAATTTTAACATCTCTTGACTGTAGGAAACTCATATCATGCATACTTTCAAAGAGGACTTCTATGGGGAAATTCTCAACGTGGCCATTGTCGGCTACCTCAGACCAGAAAAGAACTTTGATTCTTTAGGTAAGttcttatttagatcttcttaaATATTACTGCAGTTACTTCTGCTGCTTCTCCTGATAGTAATCATGGCCAGACAGATAATATTTGAGCATTTaatatgccaggtactgttttaagAGCCTTACATGAATCAACTCACTTTATCCCCACAACACCCACATGAGGAATTATTTTGccgattttgcagatgaggaaattggcacagagaggttaagtaatttgcctgggGTAGCATAGTAAGTGATGGAGCCTAGATTCAAACCCAGCAGGCTGGCTCTCTCTCCAACAATATGAAGTTAATgaaatctttatttccttttcatattttaaggAACAAGTAAGAGTTAATACTGTGATGAATAATGGATGCTTAGCGGTAGTTGAAGTGTAAGAAGCAGTAAATCAGAACATTTAAAACAAATGTCAAGTATCTTAGTGTAGTGTGATAGTTTCAGTTCTAATGTAGAGTTTCTTTTACAACTGTAAATACTGAAAAGAATTGATAGTATTTGTTTCTTCCATTTAGTATATGCCATGTACCTTTCTGCTAATGCCTTTCTCTAAATAATTGCAAGAAGATTAGGGACATCTTTTGTGTACTATTGACTTACTTAAGTCTAGAAGAAAGGATGAAACAAACATTATTGGGCATCTACCCTGTGCCAGGAACACTGCCAGCCTATGAGATTTTAGGAGAAGCTGAACAAAGGAGTCGTAAAAAAGCACAGCAGCAGTTTTTCGTTATCTTTACCTGGTATATTCTCTCCACAGAGTCACTTATTTCAGCAATTCAAGGTGATATTGAGGAAGCTAAGAAACGACTAGATTTACCAGAACATTTGAAACTCAAAGAAGACAATTTCTTCGAGGTTCCTAAAAGCAAAGTAATGAATGGCCACTAAAGGAAAAgcatcttatttattcattcactgttttctaatattttcctgCTCATAACTCTACAGTCTCATCttggttatattttaaaaatcaaacattttcCTACAGCTGTGAATTAAACAGTACAATGTAGTTACCATATTATGTTCCAACTGTTCAATTAAACCCATCATGTTACAGTACTAAGAaggttcattttaaaaatcaagattctTTTTTATGTAATATGTTGATTAAAATGTACTACTAGAAAGGTCTTAAGTGTTTTATAATGGAaatggaatatatataaatatgggtAACAGGCTAGTCACTAGTTTGAGATGAGAACTATAATTCTCATGGTAAAATTCTAGCATGCATGTACCTGTATAGCATGCTCTGCTAATCAGAAGGCTCATAAAAGTAACTATATTAAGCAGAGGTTTGACAGTTTATTACAAACCTAAGGGGAAAAAATCCAGACTtcgtatttttgatattttgtgcatttatatattattatagacATGAAGACTTGTGAAATTTCATTTTAGTTAGTCATTTCCTTTAAGGGCTCAAATCATTGTACTGTGTTCCATTTTTGTTACAGCTGCCTCAGTTCTAATTGGTCTAGACTCTCTccctattatttttttgtttttcttttaaaacagtaaaatgaGTGTTTTTCGAATCTCTAGTTCTCATTTTTGTGTTGTATAACACTTCTCTCTTTTTAAGAGTAGATATTCTTCAACATTTTTCTTAACCTTTGTTTCCTGTAAACAGTTGTCAGTGTCAGTTCTTCCATTTAGAATATCCAACTTTACATTTACAAAATGTAGAGTTTCATCTGCGTCTGTATCTGCCATCCCATCGCTTCACTATATGAACAGTGATTAAGTGCATGTCTcttgcattttagaaaaaatacCCAAATGTTCATCTGTAGGTTTCCTCAAAGTTTAAACGAACACCTagcatttcatttatatataccagtttcttaaacaacacaaatacttgttccctgccccccgccccccacccaggGAAACTATTTAAGAGCCAACTAAACTATGAAATACaaagttatttgtttttaatgtgacTGTATGTTCCTGAGCAAATGCAGACTGTTGTAGTTGTGTGTGCACAATGTAATTTAAGGCTAAAGAGTGCTATCTAGAAGATAATTTTAAAGATAACTCATTATAAAACCATTTTCCCCTAATCTGCATAAATGAGAACTGATTTTAACAAAACTGTTTATATAGTATTTAGAAGAACTAATGTTAGAGAAGGGGGAAGCAGGAATAAATTCAGTTGGATTGTTTTGACTTTTTGGTGTATGAATTTATGGCAAACAATGTAGtatgtgtctttttcatttcttctttaaagaaatacttagaaaatgtaatttaatgtTAGAAATCCTGTACTTGAAAGAAGCCTCAATTATCAGTGGTTCTATGaaacaaagttaaaaacaaacatggAAAGTGTAAAAAAATTTGTGTTTGAGTAGCTTGTGACTGATTGTGTCCTCATTAAGTGTGAAAATTCTTTGATATTGTCACCTTACATTTTGTTAAATAACTGTTGCTTTTGAAAAGCCTATAGTATGTGGTTTAGGAGTTAGTTAATAGTGtctacatttttttaagttatatatataaagtatttatatattataagaaATCGCAGTAGGGCCATTTTCGATTAGTCAGTGTTTTCAGGCCTTGAAGTAAATCTTGACCAAgtgatgtttcttctttttttgtgtcagTTTGAATCTTTTGCTTTGTCTATATAAATTTCTGATTTGTTGGTTGATGGTTACTGGTTACTGTAAGGTGTGTTAGAGGCCCTGAATAGTGAGTTACAGGCAGCAGCTACAGGGAGAACCTGGCCAGCAGCAGTGGTTCTGCAAACAGAGGCCTTGCCTTTTCCGTCCTTGTAGGTTAGGTCTGAGTACCCTTCCATAACCCCTGCTCCAAAACAGCATTTTGTAATCCTCATGACTTGTGCCACCAACCCCCTCGCAGTGACTTGGGACTCTTGCCTCTCTCTACTACATGGAGAAGCTCACAGTGGCTCTTTCTACACTT
It contains:
- the RFK gene encoding riboflavin kinase, with protein sequence MRHLPYFCRGQVVRGFGRGSKQLGIPTANFPEQVVDNLPTDVSTGIYYGWASVGSGDVHKMVVSIGWNPYYKNTKKSMETHIMHTFKEDFYGEILNVAIVGYLRPEKNFDSLESLISAIQGDIEEAKKRLDLPEHLKLKEDNFFEVPKSKVMNGH